In Paenibacillus segetis, the genomic window TCATAGAAGAGAGCATCCCTTTGTACACCCTCCCGCACAAATCCTAGCTTCTCATATACATGCTGGGCATGGGAATTGAAGCTGTAGACATTCAACTCGATGCGGTGAAGGTTCAAGATGCCAAAACCGTAGTCGAGTAGAAGACATAACGCTTCACTACCATACCCCTTTCCCTTATGTTCCGAGCCGCCAATGGCAATTCGGATGTTTGCGCTGCGGTTATTTCGGTCGATATCTTGCAGAGCAATGTCACCGATAGGTTTGTCGGAGTCTTTCAAAGCGATCCAGAGCAAGAGTGATGAGGAGTCCTCGCCTTTTGCTTCGAGATATGTACGGATTTGACCTTGGGTGAACGTTCGCTGTGTTCCGGTGAGTCTACGCACTTCGGGATCGAACAACGTTTGTTGGTAAAGTTCGGCCTCCTCAGGCTCTACTTGTCGCAAATAAACCGAGGGTCCTTCCAGAAAACGGACAGGTGTTGAATTTTGATCAGTTCTGTT contains:
- a CDS encoding GNAT family N-acetyltransferase, which translates into the protein MNRTDQNSTPVRFLEGPSVYLRQVEPEEAELYQQTLFDPEVRRLTGTQRTFTQGQIRTYLEAKGEDSSSLLLWIALKDSDKPIGDIALQDIDRNNRSANIRIAIGGSEHKGKGYGSEALCLLLDYGFGILNLHRIELNVYSFNSHAQHVYEKLGFVREGVQRDALFYDHEYHDSILMSILEDDYRRLYNNKSTE